One window from the genome of Ovis canadensis isolate MfBH-ARS-UI-01 breed Bighorn chromosome 21, ARS-UI_OviCan_v2, whole genome shotgun sequence encodes:
- the LOC138426623 gene encoding pregnancy-associated glycoprotein 2-like: MKWLGLLGLVALSECMVIIPIMKMKTMRETLRERSLLTNFSEEHPYSLSQNATNDQNIIYHPLRNHKDFSYIGNINIGTPPQEFQVLFDTGSSGLWVPSIYCQSPSCYKHNSFVPCNSSTFKATNKIFNTNYSSVSIKGYLVYDTVRIGNLVSVAQPFGLSLKEFGFEDVPFDGILGLGYPRPTVIGASPIFDNLMKQGVFSEPVFAFHLSSQKENGSVVMFGGVNRDYYKGELNWVPVSQVGNWHINVDSISMNGTVVACKRGCQALLDTGTGFLRGPRGPVSKIQKFIHARPIGREHVVSCQSVGTLPPVVFTINGIDYPVPAEAYTQSLSGYCFSNFLVRPPRVNESETWVLGEVFLRLYFSVFDRGNNRIGLAPAV, from the exons ATGAAGTGGCTTGGACTCCTCGGGCTGGTAGCTCTCTCAGAGTGCATGGTCAT AATCCCTATtatgaaaatgaagaccatgCGAGAAACTCTAAGGGAAAGAAGTTTGCTGACAAATTTCTCTGAGGAACACCCTTACAGCCTGTCCCAGAATGCCACTAATGACCAAAACATAATTTATCATCCTCTGAGGAACCATAAGGAT TTTTCCTACATCGGCAACATCAACATTGGAACACCCCCCCAGGAGTTCCAGGTCCTCTTTGACACTGGCTCATCTGGCTTGTGGGTGCCCTCCATATACTGCCAGAGTCCCAGCTGCT ATAAACATAACAGCTTCGTTCCTTGTAACTCCTCCACCTTCAAGGCCACAAACAAGATCTTCAATACCAACTACAGCTCTGTGTCGATAAAGGGATATCTTGTCTATGACACCGTTCGG ATCGGGAACCTTGTTAGTGTGGCCCAGCCATTTGGCCTAAGCCTGAAGGAGTTTGGGTTTGAAGATGTACCCTTTGATGGCATCCTGGGACTAGGTTACCCCCGACCCACTGTCATAGGGGCCTCCCCGATCTTCGACAACCTGATGAAACAAGGAGTCTTTTCTGAGCCTGTCTTTGCCTTCCACTTGAGCAG TCAGAAGGAGAATGGCAGCGTGGTGATGTTTGGAGGGGTGAACCGTGACTACTATAAGGGAGAACTCAACTGGGTACCAGTGTCCCAAGTGGGCAACTGGCATATAAACGTGGACAG CATCTCCATGAACGGGACAGTGGTTGCTTGTAAACGTGGCTGCCAGGCTCTCTTGGATACGGGGACTGGCTTTCTGCGTGGCCCAAGAGGACCGGTCAGCAAAATCCAGAAATTCATCCATGCCAGGCCCATCGGTCGTGAG CACGTAGTTTCCTGCCAATCCGTCGGGACACTGCCTCCTGTTGTCTTCACTATCAATGGGATAGACTATCCAGTACCCGCCGAAGCTTACACCCAA AGTTTGTCGGGCTACTGCTTCAGCAACTTTCTCGTGCGCCCACCGCGTGTGAACGAGTCGGAGACCTGGGTCCTGGGTGAGGTCTTCCTGAGGCTGTATTTCTCGGTTTTCGATCGAGGAAACAACAGGATCGGCCTGGCTCCCGCAGTGTAA